In one Umezawaea sp. Da 62-37 genomic region, the following are encoded:
- a CDS encoding cystathionine gamma-lyase gives MTARAEDRESGGGEPGGRESGEREYGDGTRVVHAGAPERTPGSPFMGSPVFASAFHLTGEDTYGRAGNPTWRALESALGELDGGECVLFPSGMAAVSTVLRLLLRTGDTVVLPGDGYFLTRKFVAEHMDVVVREVPTAGPWPDFDGVSLVLLETPSNPGLDVCDITALSQAAHAAGALVAVDNTTATPLGQQPLRLGADIVVASDTKAVAGHSDVLLGHVSTTDTALAERLRGARTVGGAIPGPFEAWLAHRGLGTLDLRLTRQAANAAALYDVLRVHPAVTGLRWPGAPQDVAYELASRQMRRFGGVLTFQLPDAAAVDVFLGKSRLIAASTSFGGLHTSLDRRAQWGDPVPEGLVRLSAGCEDTTDLVTDVLAALT, from the coding sequence GTGACCGCGCGGGCGGAGGACAGGGAGTCCGGGGGCGGGGAGCCTGGGGGCCGGGAGTCCGGGGAGCGGGAGTACGGGGACGGCACGCGGGTCGTGCACGCGGGGGCCCCGGAGCGCACGCCGGGCTCGCCGTTCATGGGCAGCCCGGTGTTCGCGTCGGCGTTCCACCTCACCGGCGAGGACACCTACGGCCGGGCGGGCAACCCGACGTGGCGGGCGCTGGAGTCGGCGCTGGGGGAGCTGGACGGTGGCGAGTGCGTGCTGTTCCCCTCCGGCATGGCGGCGGTCTCCACGGTGCTGCGGCTGCTGCTGCGCACCGGCGACACGGTGGTGCTGCCCGGTGACGGGTACTTCCTGACCAGGAAGTTCGTCGCGGAGCACATGGACGTGGTGGTCCGCGAGGTGCCGACCGCGGGACCGTGGCCGGACTTCGACGGCGTCTCGTTGGTGCTGCTGGAAACCCCCTCCAACCCCGGCCTGGACGTGTGCGACATCACCGCGCTGTCCCAGGCGGCCCACGCGGCGGGCGCGCTGGTGGCCGTGGACAACACGACCGCGACCCCGTTGGGGCAGCAGCCGTTGCGGCTCGGCGCGGACATCGTGGTCGCCAGCGACACCAAGGCCGTCGCGGGGCACAGCGACGTGCTGCTGGGCCACGTGTCCACAACGGACACCGCGCTCGCCGAACGGCTGCGCGGCGCCCGCACCGTCGGCGGCGCCATCCCCGGCCCGTTCGAGGCGTGGCTCGCGCACCGCGGCCTCGGCACGCTGGACCTGCGGCTCACCCGGCAGGCCGCGAACGCCGCCGCGCTCTACGACGTGCTGCGCGTCCACCCGGCCGTGACGGGACTGCGCTGGCCCGGCGCGCCGCAGGACGTGGCGTACGAGCTGGCGTCGCGGCAGATGCGCCGGTTCGGCGGGGTGCTCACGTTCCAGCTGCCCGACGCGGCCGCCGTGGACGTGTTCCTCGGCAAGTCCCGGCTGATCGCCGCCAGCACCAGCTTCGGCGGCCTGCACACCAGTCTCGACCGCCGCGCCCAGTGGGGCGACCCCGTCCCCGAAGGCCTCGTCCGCCTGTCCGCCGGCTGCGAAGACACCACCGACCTCGTCACCGACGTCCTGGC
- a CDS encoding NAD(P)H-dependent glycerol-3-phosphate dehydrogenase: MSVQRVAVLGAGSWGTAFAKVIADSGPEVVLWARRDSVAESVNGAGINEDYLPGTKLPANLSATTDVDKALDGAQAVVLAVPSQTLRANLVGWRDSLPEGATLVSLAKGVELGTLKRMSEVIREVAGVPEDQVAVVSGPNLAKEIAAEQPTATVIACTDHDRAVELQQACSNGYFRPYTITDVIGCELGGACKNVIALACGMAAGLGFGDNTMASIITRGLAETARLGAALGADPLTFAGLAGLGDLVATCASPLSRNRTFGHRLGLGESLAQAQEAAHGQVAEGVKSCSSIRELAQRHGVDMPLTDGVHMVCHDGMHPRTLGAALIGREPKAERQ; this comes from the coding sequence ATGAGCGTGCAGCGGGTGGCAGTGCTGGGTGCCGGGTCGTGGGGCACCGCGTTCGCCAAGGTGATAGCCGACTCGGGACCGGAGGTCGTGCTGTGGGCCAGGCGCGACTCGGTCGCCGAGTCCGTCAACGGCGCCGGGATCAACGAGGACTACCTGCCGGGCACGAAGCTGCCCGCGAACCTGAGCGCCACCACGGACGTGGACAAGGCGCTCGACGGCGCGCAGGCCGTGGTGCTGGCGGTGCCCAGCCAGACGCTGCGGGCGAACCTGGTGGGGTGGCGGGACTCGCTGCCGGAGGGCGCGACGCTGGTGAGCCTGGCCAAGGGCGTGGAACTGGGCACGCTCAAGCGGATGAGCGAGGTGATCCGCGAGGTCGCGGGCGTTCCCGAGGACCAGGTGGCCGTCGTGTCCGGACCCAACCTGGCCAAGGAGATCGCCGCCGAGCAGCCCACCGCGACGGTCATCGCCTGCACCGACCACGACCGCGCGGTCGAGTTGCAGCAGGCCTGCTCCAACGGCTACTTCCGGCCGTACACCATCACCGACGTGATCGGCTGCGAACTGGGCGGAGCCTGCAAGAACGTCATCGCGCTCGCCTGCGGCATGGCCGCCGGGCTCGGGTTCGGCGACAACACGATGGCCTCCATCATCACCCGCGGCCTCGCCGAGACGGCCAGGCTCGGTGCCGCGCTCGGCGCGGACCCGCTGACGTTCGCGGGTCTCGCCGGCCTCGGCGACCTGGTCGCGACGTGCGCGTCCCCGTTGTCGCGCAACCGGACCTTCGGCCACCGGCTCGGACTGGGCGAAAGCCTCGCGCAGGCCCAGGAGGCCGCGCACGGGCAGGTCGCCGAAGGCGTGAAGTCCTGCTCGTCGATCCGCGAGCTGGCGCAGCGCCACGGCGTGGACATGCCGCTCACCGACGGCGTGCACATGGTGTGCCACGACGGCATGCACCCGCGCACGCTCGGCGCCGCGCTGATCGGCCGCGAGCCGAAGGCGGAACGCCAGTGA
- a CDS encoding lysophospholipid acyltransferase family protein, protein MVREKGGFWIGVAAAIVYPLAGVLGRRRTVHGERLPATGSVLLVMNHVSHLDPCFDAVFVHSHRRVPHFLAKHSLWNVPVMGTILRGAKQIPVYRGTTDAQQSLRAAHEALAGGQVVVIYPEGTITRDPDGWPMASRTGVARLALEHDGPVIPVARWGTREIYDGYHRKFRPLPRKTVETRIGEPIDLTAYRERPESIALLRDVTDLLMGEVKHLLADIRGEQAPEGFHTSEKNKRDED, encoded by the coding sequence GTGGTCAGGGAGAAGGGCGGCTTCTGGATCGGGGTCGCCGCGGCGATCGTGTACCCGCTGGCAGGGGTGCTCGGCAGGCGGCGGACGGTGCACGGCGAACGCCTGCCCGCCACCGGGAGCGTGCTCCTGGTGATGAACCACGTGTCGCACCTGGACCCGTGCTTCGACGCGGTGTTCGTGCACAGCCACCGGCGGGTGCCGCACTTCCTGGCGAAGCACAGCCTGTGGAACGTGCCGGTGATGGGGACGATCCTGCGCGGGGCCAAGCAGATCCCGGTCTACCGCGGCACGACCGACGCGCAGCAGAGCCTGCGCGCGGCGCACGAGGCGCTGGCCGGCGGGCAGGTCGTGGTGATCTACCCCGAGGGCACGATCACCCGCGACCCGGACGGGTGGCCGATGGCCTCGCGCACCGGCGTGGCCCGGCTGGCGCTGGAGCACGACGGCCCGGTGATCCCGGTCGCCCGCTGGGGCACCAGGGAGATCTACGACGGGTACCACAGGAAGTTCCGGCCGCTGCCCCGCAAAACGGTCGAGACCAGGATCGGCGAGCCGATCGACCTGACGGCGTACCGGGAGCGGCCGGAGTCCATCGCGCTGCTGCGCGACGTGACGGACCTGTTGATGGGCGAGGTGAAGCACCTCCTCGCCGACATCCGCGGGGAGCAGGCCCCGGAGGGCTTCCACACCTCCGAGAAGAACAAGCGGGACGAGGACTGA
- the cofC gene encoding 2-phospho-L-lactate guanylyltransferase encodes MDLVVPVKTLDRAKTRLLGAADHGLGDPTAHAALALALALDTITAAIGVVRRVVAVTSDPAVVAELRALGVESVPGPEGLNPALRHAAALLRARDPRSVVGALQADLPALHPDELGAALDAAAGRRAFCPDRQGTGTTLLLSAPGADLDPRFGVGSADAHTASGAIALLGPWQSLRTDVDTAEDLGLAAALGLGTRTAALLPVCG; translated from the coding sequence GTGGACCTAGTAGTCCCGGTCAAGACACTCGACAGGGCCAAGACCAGGCTGCTCGGGGCAGCCGACCACGGCCTTGGCGATCCGACGGCCCACGCCGCGCTCGCGTTGGCGCTGGCCCTGGACACCATCACCGCCGCCATCGGGGTCGTCCGCCGCGTGGTGGCCGTCACATCCGACCCCGCGGTCGTCGCCGAACTCCGCGCGCTGGGCGTGGAATCCGTCCCAGGCCCGGAGGGGTTGAACCCGGCGCTGCGCCACGCCGCGGCGCTGCTGCGGGCCCGCGACCCCCGCTCGGTCGTCGGCGCCCTGCAGGCCGACCTGCCCGCGCTGCACCCCGACGAGTTGGGGGCGGCGCTCGACGCGGCGGCCGGGCGGCGCGCGTTCTGCCCGGACCGCCAGGGCACCGGCACCACCCTGCTGCTGTCCGCGCCGGGCGCGGACCTCGACCCGCGCTTCGGCGTCGGCTCGGCCGACGCGCACACGGCGTCCGGCGCGATCGCGCTGCTCGGGCCGTGGCAGTCGCTGCGCACCGACGTGGACACCGCGGAGGACCTCGGCCTCGCGGCGGCGCTGGGCCTGGGCACCCGGACGGCCGCGCTGCTGCCGGTGTGCGGTTAG